One Bacillota bacterium genomic window carries:
- a CDS encoding GNAT family N-acetyltransferase has translation MRIVPVEGKDLPLVKKLLENVGLSWAGIEDQFEHFLKLMLDGELVAVAGLEVYDHVGLMRSVAVAQEYRHSGLGRGLTRAMINKARSMGLERLYLLTETASDYFYRFGFRPIDRSEVYAPVLGSEQFRTVCSSNAVSMYLKL, from the coding sequence ATGCGAATAGTCCCAGTGGAAGGTAAGGATCTTCCGTTGGTAAAAAAACTATTGGAAAACGTGGGTCTTTCCTGGGCCGGGATCGAAGATCAGTTTGAGCATTTTCTCAAATTGATGTTGGATGGCGAATTGGTGGCAGTGGCCGGCCTGGAGGTCTATGATCATGTGGGCTTAATGCGGTCGGTGGCCGTAGCGCAGGAATACCGTCACTCCGGTCTAGGTCGTGGTCTGACCCGGGCGATGATTAACAAGGCGCGGTCTATGGGGCTTGAACGGCTGTATCTACTCACTGAGACAGCTTCCGATTATTTTTATCGCTTTGGTTTCCGTCCTATCGATCGCTCGGAGGTTTATGCGCCGGTGTTGGGGTCAGAACAGTTTCGCACTGTGTGCTCATCCAATGCTGTTTCTATGTACCTCAAACTGTAA
- a CDS encoding chromate transporter — MIYTQLFLTFFKIGLFSFGGGYAMLPLIQQEIVANSNWLTLSEFIDLVAISQVTPGPIAINAATFVGYKMAGVFGSVAATSGVVTPSLLIVLSLTRLFLKYNTLDAVQAAFTGIRPAVVALIAAAIWGILPSSMQSASSWVISIAAFVAIRQFRLDPILTLLLAAGIGTVLYS, encoded by the coding sequence ATGATTTACACGCAACTTTTTCTGACTTTCTTCAAAATCGGTCTGTTTAGTTTCGGTGGGGGCTATGCCATGTTACCCCTAATTCAGCAAGAAATAGTCGCCAATAGTAACTGGCTTACTTTGTCCGAGTTTATCGATCTGGTTGCTATTTCGCAGGTGACTCCTGGGCCTATCGCTATCAATGCAGCAACTTTTGTCGGGTACAAGATGGCGGGCGTCTTCGGTTCCGTGGCCGCCACATCCGGTGTAGTGACGCCTTCACTTTTGATAGTTTTGAGCCTAACTCGCCTCTTTTTGAAATACAATACCTTGGACGCAGTACAGGCCGCATTCACCGGCATTAGACCGGCTGTAGTGGCGCTGATTGCTGCCGCCATCTGGGGCATTTTACCGTCTTCAATGCAATCTGCTTCCAGCTGGGTTATCTCAATAGCAGCCTTTGTTGCCATCCGCCAATTTCGTCTGGACCCTATTTTAACTTTACTTTTGGCAGCAGGAATTGGCACTGTTTTATACAGCTAG
- a CDS encoding chromate transporter, with product MNTLDRDIESSTASALSTPSKPTPGGLFWSFLSIGAFTFGGGYAMLPLIRKSLVEKSGWLQDEEFIDAIAVAQSAPGPIAVNIAVITGYKLNGLRGTLAAVLGATLPSFVILIIVATFFLGLQDNRFVRAALTGMRPAIVALMASAVYDIGKNTIRSKQAAVLSIVAIVLLLVVGLHPVLVIVAAAIAGLAVNSRRVLEQTNNNNGKGHGDNT from the coding sequence ATGAACACTTTAGACCGCGACATCGAGTCTAGTACTGCATCCGCCTTGTCCACACCCAGTAAACCCACACCCGGTGGGCTTTTTTGGTCATTCTTATCTATTGGGGCTTTTACCTTCGGCGGTGGCTACGCTATGTTGCCTCTGATTCGCAAATCCCTGGTGGAAAAATCAGGCTGGCTTCAAGACGAAGAGTTCATAGACGCTATCGCTGTGGCCCAAAGTGCTCCCGGGCCTATCGCTGTGAACATAGCTGTGATCACCGGCTATAAGCTAAACGGTCTCAGAGGCACATTGGCGGCAGTACTGGGAGCTACCTTGCCTTCGTTCGTCATCCTTATTATTGTAGCTACTTTTTTTCTTGGTCTGCAAGACAATCGTTTTGTCCGTGCGGCTCTGACAGGAATGCGCCCTGCTATTGTCGCCCTGATGGCCTCAGCAGTCTATGATATCGGTAAAAACACCATCAGAAGTAAACAAGCTGCCGTTCTATCTATTGTAGCCATAGTTCTCTTGTTGGTTGTTGGGCTGCATCCAGTACTGGTAATTGTTGCCGCCGCAATTGCAGGTCTTGCCGTCAACAGTCGCCGTGTACTTGAACAGACAAATAATAATAACGGCAAAGGCCACGGTGATAACACATGA
- a CDS encoding D-2-hydroxyacid dehydrogenase: protein MLVLSTVKFSSEQQALVTTEFPTVELLVAEEAKVYEQRWPKLEILITFTGDQITSDFLTKAKDLRWVQVFSAGVDRLPLAELKQRGIALTNVSGVHKRSMAEQAFAYILAFVRLLPRFLAAQARHDWDRPTGFFAFEPLAGKTLAVVGTGSIGQEVARLGRAFGMITVGVNTSGDLPPHFDQVYSSEQLQQALSKADFVVLLVPLTEDTKGLIGADELAALKPSAYLVNIARGAVVDEQALIDALKTRKLAGAGLDVFAEEPLPVDSPLWGFPNVIITPHIGGWSADYKDRCLAVFSENLQCFLAGRPFFTPVDLDKGY, encoded by the coding sequence TTGTTGGTATTATCAACAGTGAAGTTTAGCTCTGAGCAGCAGGCTCTGGTGACAACGGAGTTTCCCACGGTGGAACTTCTGGTGGCTGAGGAGGCTAAAGTCTATGAACAGCGCTGGCCCAAATTGGAGATTCTGATTACTTTCACCGGGGATCAAATTACGTCTGATTTTCTAACCAAAGCCAAAGACTTACGGTGGGTGCAGGTTTTTTCGGCTGGTGTCGACAGGTTGCCCCTGGCCGAGTTGAAACAACGAGGCATAGCTTTGACCAATGTAAGTGGAGTTCATAAGAGATCCATGGCGGAACAGGCTTTTGCTTATATACTGGCTTTTGTCCGTTTGTTACCGCGTTTTCTGGCTGCCCAGGCAAGACATGATTGGGATCGTCCAACCGGATTCTTTGCTTTTGAACCGTTGGCGGGGAAAACGCTGGCGGTGGTAGGCACGGGCAGTATTGGACAAGAGGTAGCCCGTTTAGGTCGGGCTTTCGGCATGATAACGGTAGGGGTTAATACTAGCGGTGATTTACCTCCACACTTCGACCAAGTGTATTCCAGCGAGCAGCTTCAACAGGCTCTGAGCAAAGCTGATTTTGTCGTGCTCCTAGTGCCGCTAACCGAGGATACCAAGGGACTCATTGGAGCCGACGAGTTGGCAGCCCTAAAACCTTCGGCCTATCTGGTGAATATTGCCCGTGGAGCGGTGGTAGATGAACAAGCATTGATTGATGCTCTGAAGACACGGAAACTAGCCGGAGCCGGGCTAGATGTTTTTGCCGAAGAGCCGCTGCCGGTGGACAGCCCCTTGTGGGGTTTTCCCAATGTGATCATCACTCCGCACATCGGCGGTTGGTCGGCGGACTACAAAGACAGATGTCTGGCAGTATTTAGTGAAAACCTGCAGTGCTTTTTGGCCGGGCGGCCGTTCTTTACCCCGGTGGACTTAGATAAAGGGTACTGA
- a CDS encoding TIGR01906 family membrane protein, with amino-acid sequence MKEKRAVLVAALLIVLSIPLLTTMLATESVAFSERFYLKQYEILNLKQATGFSSQEYKRFSQALWEYYRNQISSPQVLIPSPNGPKPLYQEHEIAHLADVRHLFRVGWIGRNLALLLLAAGTGLIWTVRKSRAGLTVIAAVAGGSGAGIACFLILLLAVRLDFNRAFTFFHIISFDNMLWQLDPATDNLIKLFPEQFFLNATVAIATRVLGALSVLLAASCLLLKKYRPGRG; translated from the coding sequence ATGAAAGAAAAAAGAGCCGTTTTGGTGGCGGCCTTATTAATAGTACTTTCAATTCCTCTGCTGACCACCATGCTAGCCACCGAAAGCGTGGCCTTCTCCGAACGCTTCTATCTGAAGCAGTACGAAATTCTTAACCTTAAACAGGCTACCGGCTTCAGTTCCCAGGAATATAAGCGCTTTAGCCAGGCTTTGTGGGAATACTACCGTAACCAAATTTCGTCACCGCAAGTACTTATCCCGTCCCCGAACGGCCCTAAGCCACTGTACCAGGAGCATGAAATTGCCCATCTGGCCGACGTCCGCCATCTGTTTCGGGTCGGATGGATTGGGCGTAATCTGGCCTTGCTTCTGTTAGCGGCTGGGACTGGGCTGATCTGGACAGTGAGAAAAAGCCGAGCCGGGCTGACAGTAATCGCAGCCGTGGCCGGGGGAAGCGGAGCCGGCATCGCTTGCTTCCTGATCTTACTGCTGGCTGTCCGGCTTGATTTTAACCGCGCCTTCACCTTCTTCCACATAATATCATTTGATAATATGCTCTGGCAACTGGATCCAGCTACAGATAACTTGATTAAGTTGTTCCCCGAGCAGTTCTTCCTTAATGCCACTGTAGCCATCGCCACCCGAGTCCTGGGAGCATTGTCAGTCTTGCTCGCCGCCAGTTGCCTGCTCTTAAAGAAGTACCGACCTGGGCGGGGCTAA
- a CDS encoding geranylgeranyl reductase family protein, translating to MKAHTAEVIIVGGGPSGSIAAAQLADKGLDVLILEKDYFPRYKPCAGGVTARALSALGFSLPETIVQEECHVFRAVMGKNVQEARFGHPYAITVDRSELDSFLLQRAKELGAAVHTGEQALAIQPGVNGMLVRTKKAVYRAPLVVGADGIPSMAARVCGRQDLGAAAACLCADVPRPLADESRFQGVLETHWGLFRWGYGWVFPKRDHLSVGLGTWDGRRQNLKALWTDFVKSQGLPTAKPQGHLIPVGGKWRPTVADGLLLVGDAAGFADPLTGEGLYYAFSSANIAGETIWSLKQTGLSYTANNLARYERSCWQLFGQDLKQALRLNKIAQRYPGLWHQAFKASANWFSWALQVVEGEKSYRQMCQWVLPRLLLLWLRNEIIK from the coding sequence GTGAAAGCACACACGGCAGAAGTCATTATTGTGGGTGGGGGACCATCGGGATCCATAGCGGCCGCACAGTTGGCAGATAAAGGTTTAGATGTCCTGATCCTGGAGAAGGATTACTTTCCACGCTACAAACCGTGCGCCGGGGGTGTTACGGCCCGGGCTTTGTCAGCGCTGGGGTTTTCTTTGCCAGAAACTATAGTGCAGGAAGAGTGCCATGTGTTTCGGGCTGTTATGGGAAAGAATGTGCAGGAAGCTCGATTCGGACACCCCTACGCCATTACGGTGGACCGCAGCGAATTGGATTCTTTTTTGCTCCAGCGAGCTAAGGAACTAGGCGCAGCGGTGCATACCGGTGAACAGGCGTTAGCTATACAGCCGGGGGTGAACGGCATGTTGGTCCGGACCAAAAAGGCTGTCTACAGGGCACCGCTAGTGGTAGGTGCCGACGGAATTCCCAGTATGGCAGCGAGAGTTTGCGGCCGCCAGGACCTGGGTGCCGCTGCGGCCTGCTTGTGTGCCGATGTGCCTCGTCCTTTGGCAGACGAAAGCCGCTTTCAAGGGGTGCTGGAAACTCATTGGGGGTTGTTTCGCTGGGGTTATGGCTGGGTCTTCCCAAAACGGGATCACCTGTCGGTGGGACTAGGAACGTGGGATGGCCGCCGACAAAACCTTAAAGCCTTGTGGACTGATTTTGTTAAATCCCAGGGCTTGCCCACTGCCAAACCCCAGGGGCACCTGATTCCAGTGGGCGGGAAATGGAGACCGACGGTGGCGGACGGCCTCTTGTTAGTGGGAGATGCAGCCGGCTTTGCCGATCCATTGACCGGCGAGGGACTTTATTATGCTTTCAGTTCGGCTAACATAGCAGGAGAGACCATCTGGTCCCTAAAACAGACCGGATTATCATATACAGCTAACAACTTGGCCCGCTACGAGAGGTCGTGCTGGCAGCTATTTGGCCAAGATCTGAAGCAGGCTCTACGCCTAAATAAGATCGCGCAACGTTACCCTGGACTATGGCACCAGGCCTTCAAGGCTTCTGCTAACTGGTTTTCCTGGGCGCTGCAAGTGGTCGAGGGAGAAAAGAGTTATCGCCAGATGTGCCAGTGGGTTTTACCGCGGTTACTGTTGTTATGGCTTCGAAACGAGATAATCAAATAG
- a CDS encoding HD domain-containing protein, giving the protein MGEEQTKKRYINSLRRGERIKDYFVATGATLTPFRPESGRSGSFLRFTLSDRSGSLPAIMWEGGEEVFPQLQAENTVVQLQGSVGQYRGDLQLVVERVNLVEESVIDPAWFLPSSPQPHPLMEKKLQAAIEQIQSGPLSQLLNSMFGDADFYRAFVQAPAAKAIHHAYLGGLLEHTLETFAFAETIAAHYPRYINRDLLLTGALLHDCGKILEYNWEGLGFSFTDEGRLFGHLVLGARLVEERLAQNFEFPLPLKQELLHMILAHHGIEEWGSPQPPKTINAFALHHADYLSSELNHFQGLLDRADNLNEEWTAVDRKLGRSVFRGFLSQDEVAVTQEGENPFG; this is encoded by the coding sequence GTGGGAGAGGAGCAGACTAAAAAAAGGTACATTAATTCGCTGCGAAGAGGGGAGAGAATAAAGGATTACTTTGTCGCTACCGGGGCCACATTGACTCCGTTTCGACCAGAAAGCGGCCGGAGCGGTTCCTTTCTTCGGTTTACGCTTTCCGACCGCAGTGGTTCTTTACCGGCAATCATGTGGGAGGGTGGGGAAGAAGTATTCCCTCAGCTCCAGGCCGAAAACACGGTGGTTCAACTGCAGGGAAGTGTGGGCCAATATCGCGGCGACCTCCAGCTGGTGGTGGAGCGGGTCAACCTGGTAGAAGAAAGTGTTATTGACCCTGCTTGGTTCTTACCGAGTTCACCCCAACCACACCCACTGATGGAGAAAAAGTTACAAGCAGCCATAGAACAAATCCAATCCGGGCCGCTCTCTCAGTTGCTAAACAGCATGTTTGGCGACGCGGATTTCTATCGAGCCTTTGTTCAAGCGCCGGCGGCCAAAGCAATCCACCATGCCTATCTAGGCGGACTACTGGAGCATACCCTGGAGACATTCGCTTTTGCTGAAACTATCGCTGCTCATTATCCGCGGTACATAAATCGGGATCTGCTCCTTACAGGGGCACTTCTACATGACTGCGGCAAGATTCTTGAATACAACTGGGAGGGTCTGGGGTTTTCTTTTACCGATGAAGGAAGGTTATTTGGGCACTTAGTCTTGGGGGCTAGGCTAGTAGAAGAAAGGCTGGCCCAGAATTTTGAATTCCCTCTTCCCTTAAAGCAAGAGCTGCTCCATATGATCTTAGCTCACCATGGAATCGAAGAATGGGGTTCACCGCAGCCTCCCAAGACTATCAATGCTTTTGCTCTTCACCATGCCGATTATCTTAGTTCTGAACTTAACCACTTTCAGGGGTTACTGGACCGGGCTGATAACTTGAACGAGGAGTGGACGGCAGTGGACAGAAAGTTAGGGCGTAGTGTTTTTCGGGGATTTCTAAGCCAGGATGAAGTGGCCGTGACTCAGGAAGGAGAGAATCCGTTTGGATAA
- the ndk gene encoding nucleoside-diphosphate kinase, with amino-acid sequence MDKTLVLLKPDAVKRGLCGEVLRRLERQGLRICGLKMLRLSRELAEKHYAEHRNRPFFRELVEFITSGPVVAAIIAGEDAIFRVRHLIGDTRAAAPGTIRGDFATSLTANIVHGSDSPESAVRELALFFPSGSDCG; translated from the coding sequence TTGGATAAGACCCTGGTCTTGCTAAAGCCTGACGCCGTGAAGCGGGGACTTTGTGGCGAAGTATTGAGACGGCTGGAACGTCAGGGCTTGAGGATATGCGGACTGAAGATGCTCCGTCTTAGCCGTGAACTGGCCGAAAAGCATTACGCCGAGCACCGTAACCGTCCTTTTTTCCGTGAGCTGGTGGAGTTTATTACCTCCGGTCCGGTGGTGGCGGCAATTATAGCTGGTGAGGATGCCATCTTTAGAGTACGTCACCTGATTGGCGACACCAGGGCTGCTGCTCCCGGCACAATTCGAGGCGATTTTGCCACCTCGCTTACGGCTAACATTGTGCATGGTTCCGATTCGCCTGAAAGCGCCGTTCGGGAGCTGGCACTCTTCTTTCCCTCCGGGTCAGATTGTGGTTGA
- a CDS encoding L,D-transpeptidase family protein: protein MWRRRGLAAGCLVTWLLATQIVLAVPSAEVNLCKCDRVRTLGLRSPPLQGPDVLELQERLARLGFYSGSRDGVYGSALVQAVRKMQGALGLPPTGNVDDSTWQALAMYEIRPAGAAVPPPRGEISILVDIDSLTLVVYSDGVPYKLYPIAIGRPESPTPVGEWVVCEKRAGWHGATGVRWLRLSNPWGSYGIHGTNNPSSIGQMASAGCVRMFNHDITELYEWVDLGTVVVLKEHRTLGSLYSDFKVGAVGQDVVYLQWRLRQLGFDPGRADGVFGDQTAQMVAAWQNYRGLKVTGKVTADLLYLLGLR from the coding sequence ATGTGGCGGCGACGAGGACTGGCAGCCGGCTGCTTGGTAACATGGCTACTGGCGACCCAGATAGTATTGGCAGTACCGTCGGCAGAGGTGAATTTATGTAAATGTGACCGCGTTCGTACACTCGGTCTTCGTTCTCCGCCTCTTCAGGGGCCTGATGTGCTGGAACTTCAAGAGCGGTTGGCTCGGTTAGGGTTTTACTCTGGCTCCAGAGACGGTGTGTATGGATCCGCTTTGGTCCAAGCAGTAAGAAAAATGCAAGGGGCACTGGGATTACCCCCAACCGGAAACGTGGATGACAGCACCTGGCAGGCACTGGCTATGTACGAAATTCGGCCGGCGGGGGCGGCAGTGCCGCCGCCCCGGGGTGAAATCAGCATTCTGGTAGATATTGATTCCCTCACTCTGGTAGTGTACAGCGATGGTGTGCCTTACAAGCTTTATCCCATCGCCATCGGTCGCCCAGAATCGCCAACCCCGGTGGGGGAATGGGTAGTGTGCGAAAAACGGGCCGGTTGGCATGGTGCCACCGGCGTCCGCTGGTTGCGCCTGTCCAATCCCTGGGGTAGCTATGGTATCCATGGTACCAATAACCCGAGCTCCATTGGGCAGATGGCCAGTGCTGGCTGTGTACGGATGTTTAACCACGACATAACCGAATTGTACGAGTGGGTTGATCTCGGGACAGTGGTGGTACTAAAGGAGCATAGGACCCTTGGTTCGCTCTACTCGGACTTTAAAGTAGGAGCAGTGGGGCAGGATGTGGTCTACTTACAGTGGCGCCTAAGACAGTTGGGATTTGATCCGGGCCGGGCTGACGGTGTGTTCGGCGACCAGACGGCCCAGATGGTAGCTGCCTGGCAGAATTACCGCGGACTGAAGGTTACCGGGAAAGTGACCGCGGACCTGCTTTATCTTCTCGGTTTACGCTAG